Proteins co-encoded in one Quercus robur chromosome 8, dhQueRobu3.1, whole genome shotgun sequence genomic window:
- the LOC126694311 gene encoding nicotinamide/nicotinic acid mononucleotide adenylyltransferase has translation MDTPLPFSKLSFGLIDHEDSPGTTPKEKVYVVLVANGSFNPPTYMHLRMFELARDALNAEGYCVIGGYMSPVNDAYKKRGLLSAEHRLQLCHLASKSSEFVMVDPWEARQSTFQRSLTVLSRVKSILCESGQVPKESLKVMLVCGSDLLQSFGIPGAWIPDQVRTICRDYGVVCIRREGQDVEKIISDDEILNEFRDNIKVVDELIPNQISSTRVRDCISRGLSIKYLTADEVIDYIREQHLYLNSDDK, from the exons ATGGATACCCCATTACCCTTCTCTAAATTATCCTTTGGATTGATTGATCATGAAGATTCGCCTGGAACCACACCCAA GGAGAAGGTGTATGTGGTTTTAGTAGCGAATGGAAGCTTCAATCCGCCGACTTATATGCATTTACGCATGTTTG AGCTGGCAAGAGATGCGCTGAATGCAGAAGGCTATTGTGTTATTGGAGGTTATATGTCACCCGTTAATGATGCATACAAGAAAAGG GGCCTTTTATCTGCTGAACATCGTCTACAGTTGTGTCATCTGGCGAGCAAAAGTTCTGAATTTGTAATGGTTGACCCATGGGAG GCAAGACAAAGTACCTTCCAACGCTCTTTAACTGTTTTATCCAGAGTTAAGAGTATTTTATGCGAGAGTGGGCAGGTACCCAAAG AATCCCTTAAGGTTATGCTTGTCTGCGGTTCTGATCTGCTCCAATCTTTTGGCATTCCTGGAGCCTGGATTCCAGATCAA GTCAGGACCATATGCAGAGATTATGGTGTGGTTTGCATTCGCAGAGAAGGACAAGATGTTGAGAAAATTATCTCTGATGATGAAATTTTGAATGAATTCAGG GATAACATTAAAGTTGTGGATGAGCTTATACCAAACCAAATCAGCTCAACAAGAGTAAG GGACTGCATTTCAAGAGGGTTGTCGATAAAATATCTGACTGCAGATGAAGTGATTGATTATATAAGAGAACAGCATTTGTACCTGAACTCAGATGATAAGTGA
- the LOC126694308 gene encoding serine/threonine-protein kinase ZRK1-like isoform X1 produces the protein MRWSWFMPFHHFFNKRKRREERAFYENGSLLLEKLIASCNAKPIPIRTFSAQQLRQATNNFSSEQLVTGFSIWYKVSLEGRFVFIKASFVCNAKPIPIRTFSPQQLHQATNNYPAQPSWEIYWYKGSLEGRIVLIKHLDNFANFAINDLVISAQMSGHSNVLKPIGCCLHTRIPILVFEFAAKGSLADRISVSRVTELQHEPMVWERRLKIARQIAHAVSYLHTAFPRPVIHMAISMRCILLNENDVPKLSSFYYSVSIPEGEADVEGFDGIRCLGFCAPEFIATGKVTEKADVYDFGLFLLELLTGEDSYKISRLTIGKDSSLLAYIHNSAQGSCINEIVDPAILAKDGDGGASFEHQLQAVVDLALTCTEEDPQTRPTMVDVTKQLRRIERFTQTGEELGGNLQNLKLLESVEEHASASLKRNASSDEIQAVNEASERPLEV, from the exons ATGCGCTGGAGTTGGTTCATGCCATTTCATCATTTCTTTAATAAAAGAAAGCGAAGAGAGGAAAGAGCGTTTTATGAGAATGGAAGCCTGTTACTTGAGAAGCTGATTGCCTCTTGCAATGCCAAGCCTATTCCCATCCGTACCTTCTCCGCTCAACAGCTCCGCCAAGCAACCAACAACTTTTCTTCTGAACAGCTGGTAACGGGGTTCTCTATTTGGTACAAGGTTTCTCTTGAAGGACGATTTGTTTTCATTAAGGCTTCTTTTGTTTGCAATGCCAAGCCTATTCCCATCCGTACCTTCTCCCCTCAACAACTCCACCAAGCAACCAACAATTATCCTGCACAACCATCATGGGAAATTTATTGGTACAAAGGTTCTCTTGAAGGACGAATTGTTCTCATTAAGCATTTAGATAATTTTGCCAATTTCGCCATCAATGATTTAGTGATTTCTGCACAAATGAGTGGTCACAGCAATGTATTAAAGCCCATAGGTTGTTGTCTCCACACTCGAATTCCCATTTTGGTGTTTGAATTTGCCGCCAAGGGTTCCCTTGCAGATCGAATTTCTGTCTCCCGTGTTACTGAACTACAACATGAGCCGATGGTGTGGGAGAGAAGGTTAAAGATTGCAAGGCAGATTGCTCATGCTGTTTCTTATCTCCATACTGCCTTCCCAAGACCTGTCATCCACATGGCTATCTCCATGCGCTGTAtcttattaaatgaaaatgatGTTCCCAAATTGTCCAGCTTTTATTATTCTGTATCAATTCCCGAAGGTGAAGCTGACGTGGAAGGTTTTGATGGCATTCGATGTCTAGGTTTCTGCGCCCCCGAGTTTATAGCAACAGGCAAGGTAACTGAGAAAGCTGATGTATATGATTTTGGTCTGTTTCTTCTAGAACTTTTAACTGGAGAGGATTCTTATAAAATATCCCGATTGACAATTGGTAAAGATTCTAGTTTATTAGCATACATACATAACAGTGCTCAAGGTAGTTGCATAAACGAGATTGTGGACCCTGCAATCTTGGCTAAAGATGGGGATGGAGGTGCTAGTTTTGAGCATCAATTACAAGCTGTGGTGGACCTTGCCTTGACATGTACAGAGGAAGATCCACAAACAAGGCCAACTATGGTTGATGTCACCAAACAACTCAGACGGATTGAGAG GTTCACACAAACGGGTGAAGAGCTTGGGGGAAATTTGCAGAATTTAAAGCTTCTTGAGAGTGTTGAAGAGCATGCTTCTGCATCATTGAAAAGGAACGCTTCTAGTGATGAAATCCAAGCAGTGAACGAAGCCTCTGAAAGGCCTCTTGAAGTTTAA
- the LOC126694308 gene encoding serine/threonine-protein kinase ZRK1-like isoform X9 produces MRWSWFMPFHHFFNKRKRREERAFYENGSLLLEKLIASCNAKPIPIRTFSAQQLRQATNNFSSEQLVTGFSIWYKVSLEGRFVFIKASFVCNAKPIPIRTFSPQQLHQATNNYPAQPSWEIYWYKGSLEGRIVLIKHLDNFANFAINDLVISAQMSGHSNVLKPIGCCLHTRIPILVFEFAAKGSLADRISVSRVTELQHEPMVWERRLKIARQIAHAVSYLHTAFPRPVIHMAISMRCILLNENDVPKLSSFYYSVSIPEGEADVEGFDGIRCLGFCAPEFIATGKVTEKADVYDFGLFLLELLTGEDSYKISRLTIGKDSSLLAYIHNSAQGSCINEIVDPAILAKDGDGGASFEHQLQAVVDLALTCTEEDPQTRPTMVDVTKQLRRIERITLKLWMSLYQTKSAQQE; encoded by the exons ATGCGCTGGAGTTGGTTCATGCCATTTCATCATTTCTTTAATAAAAGAAAGCGAAGAGAGGAAAGAGCGTTTTATGAGAATGGAAGCCTGTTACTTGAGAAGCTGATTGCCTCTTGCAATGCCAAGCCTATTCCCATCCGTACCTTCTCCGCTCAACAGCTCCGCCAAGCAACCAACAACTTTTCTTCTGAACAGCTGGTAACGGGGTTCTCTATTTGGTACAAGGTTTCTCTTGAAGGACGATTTGTTTTCATTAAGGCTTCTTTTGTTTGCAATGCCAAGCCTATTCCCATCCGTACCTTCTCCCCTCAACAACTCCACCAAGCAACCAACAATTATCCTGCACAACCATCATGGGAAATTTATTGGTACAAAGGTTCTCTTGAAGGACGAATTGTTCTCATTAAGCATTTAGATAATTTTGCCAATTTCGCCATCAATGATTTAGTGATTTCTGCACAAATGAGTGGTCACAGCAATGTATTAAAGCCCATAGGTTGTTGTCTCCACACTCGAATTCCCATTTTGGTGTTTGAATTTGCCGCCAAGGGTTCCCTTGCAGATCGAATTTCTGTCTCCCGTGTTACTGAACTACAACATGAGCCGATGGTGTGGGAGAGAAGGTTAAAGATTGCAAGGCAGATTGCTCATGCTGTTTCTTATCTCCATACTGCCTTCCCAAGACCTGTCATCCACATGGCTATCTCCATGCGCTGTAtcttattaaatgaaaatgatGTTCCCAAATTGTCCAGCTTTTATTATTCTGTATCAATTCCCGAAGGTGAAGCTGACGTGGAAGGTTTTGATGGCATTCGATGTCTAGGTTTCTGCGCCCCCGAGTTTATAGCAACAGGCAAGGTAACTGAGAAAGCTGATGTATATGATTTTGGTCTGTTTCTTCTAGAACTTTTAACTGGAGAGGATTCTTATAAAATATCCCGATTGACAATTGGTAAAGATTCTAGTTTATTAGCATACATACATAACAGTGCTCAAGGTAGTTGCATAAACGAGATTGTGGACCCTGCAATCTTGGCTAAAGATGGGGATGGAGGTGCTAGTTTTGAGCATCAATTACAAGCTGTGGTGGACCTTGCCTTGACATGTACAGAGGAAGATCCACAAACAAGGCCAACTATGGTTGATGTCACCAAACAACTCAGACGGATTGAGAG GATAACATTAAAGTTGTGGATGAGCTTATACCAAACCAAATCAGCTCAACAAGAGTAA